The following is a genomic window from Bacteroidia bacterium.
GATGATGGGGACGGTCAATCCGCCGCGGCGAAAGCGGCTGGCCAGATAGAAACCGTCGTCCGCTTCCTGCATCATGACGTCGAGAATGATCAGATCAGGTTTTTCGTGGGAGACGATTTTGATGGCTTCGTCTACACATCCCGCTGTAACCACCCTGTAGCCGTGGGATTCAAGAAGCAGGCGGTTGGCTTCTACGATGTCCGGATCGTCGTCGATGAGTGCGATGGTAGGCATGACAACTCCACGTGCCGCGGATAAAACAGTAAGGGCTTGCGCCGGAACAGTTCCGGCGAGGGGTACTCTCTTCCTGAAAAAATACAGACTGTCGCTTCCAAACGCAACGACATAGAGATGTGATTCTCTGCTGTGTTCATTTTTTTCGGGATGCGCATCGCACAAGGAAGCCGACACGCTGCTTTCGGTTTCGCCTGTGTACGCCGATGCCGGATGTGTGACAAGTGCTTTATCCTCTGTCCGCCGCCCTGTGCCTGGCGATTTCCATTGTTTGGTAATCATCTAAAGGCGAATTTTATAGGTATATGCGAAAGGAAATGCAATCCTCATACATGTCCTCCGTTATCTCCACCATACCCGAACTGTGCAAGCGCTGCTATTGCTGCGTACGCGAATGCCCCGCCAACGCCATTCAGATTCAGAACGGACAGGCCGTGGTGCTGTCCGCGCGCTGCGTCGGTTGCGGGAACTGTTTGAAGGTGTGTACTCAGCATGCAAAATCCGTGCAGGACGGGGTATCCCATGTACTTGAACTGCTCGCGAATGCCGGATCACAGGAGCGCATCGCTATGCTTGCGCCTTCCTTCCCCGCGGCCTTCCCCGGTATCGAACCGTTGCGCATTGTCGGTGCACTGCGGACAGCCGGCTTCACCAGGGTTGTGGAAGTGGCGTTCGGTGCCGATCTCGTCAGCGAGGCCTATCACAATTTCATAGCCGAAAGCGATCGCCCCGTCATCACCACTCCCTGTCCGGCCATAGTCGAGTACATCGAGATGTACTACCCCGAACTCATACCCAGTCTCGCCCCCATTGTGTCTCCCATGATCGCGGCAGGGACGGTCATGCGGGAAAAATACGGCGCGTCGGCGGTCGTCGCATTCATCGGACCCTGTGTCGCAAAAAAACTGGAGATCCTCGATACCAATGTCGAGGGCATCGTGAACGAGGCGCTGACGTTTGATGAATGCACTACGCTGTTCGAACGCTGCGGCATTGATCCCGCCACGCAAGCGGAAGTGGAATTCGACCAACCGCGGGCGAATCTTGGCCAGATTTATCCTGTTTCAGGAGGCCTGTTGAAAAGCGCGGGCATCGGTTCCGATGTCATGAACGAGGAAGTCGTGATCGTTGAAGGCCGCCAGCGCTGCATGAATATCATCAGTGAACTTGCGCAGGGGAAGGTGAACAGCAAGTTGATAGACATCCTTTTCTGCGAGGGCTGTATCAACGGTCCCGGAATGACCAGTGAACTGAATTATTTCGAGCGGCGGGAATGCATCATCAGCTGGACGAAGTCCCGCAGTGCGGGTCTCAACAAGGCCATCTGGCGCAATGCCATGCAAACGTACAAGGATCTGGACCTCTCGCGCGAATACCGCGACCGAAGGGTACAGGAACGGGTGCCGGATGAAGTGGAGATTCAGCGCATTCTCAACGCCATGGATAAGCATGCGGTGTCGAACCAGATCAATTGCGGGGCCTGTGGCTATGCAACCTGCCGGGATCTGGCAATTGCGGTGGCTCAAGGCATCGCCGAAAAGGAAATGTGTCTGCAGTACACCATTGACAATCTCGAACGCTCCCATCGTGAACTCGCTGAAGCGCAAGCGCAGCTCATTCAAACCGAGAAGCTGGCTTCGGTCGGCCAGTTGGCGGCAGGTGTGGCGCATGAGATCAACAATCCGCTGGGCACCATTGTACTCTATTCCCATTTACTGCTCAAACAGTTACAGGAATCGGACCCCGCACGCGACGATATCCGGTTCATCATCGCCGAAGCCGAACGCTGCAAGAACATCACCGCAAGTTTGCTCAATTTCGCTCGTCAGGGGAAACTGGTCGTAGCCGAAACTTCCGCACAGGAGCTTCTCACCTATACTGCGACTATGATCGGCAGAAGGGACGATTTTTCCGCCATCGAACTACGACTCGACATCGCGGATGAACTCCCGCCGCTGTTTATTGACCTGGATCAGATGAAACAGGTGCTGCTCAACCTCGCCCTGAACGCTTGCGAAGCGATGCCGGACGGTGGCACGCTGACGCTCGCGGCACACATGGCTCAATCGCCGCGGGAAGTAACCTTCCGCGTTTCGGACACCGGAGTAGGAATACCGAAAGAAAATATGTCGCGATTGTTCACTCCATTTTTCACAACGAAACAGATCGGGAAAGGCACGGGACTGGGGCTCCCCATCGCGTATGGAATTGTCAAACTCCATCACGGGCGGATTGAAGTTCGCAGTGAAGCGATGAAGGGGACCACCTTCACCATCACTCTGCCAAGCGATCTGCGGGATTATCCGACCGGAAAACCGATGACGCCTTCTGAACTGGCGGACGCGTTGTCCCCCGGAGCGCTCACAACAATAAGCACCTGAATTCGCATGGATGAAAACAAACCGACTCTGCTGGTCGTTGATGACGAGTTGGGTCTGAGGGAAGGCATACGCCGGATTTTTACCCTCGAAGGTTACGCGGTAACCGTCGCGGAAAATGGCAGCGAGGGTGTTCAAAAGGGCTCAGAAAGTGAGTTCGATGTCGTGCTTCTGGATTTGAAAATGCCCGATATTGACGGACT
Proteins encoded in this region:
- a CDS encoding response regulator, with amino-acid sequence MPTIALIDDDPDIVEANRLLLESHGYRVVTAGCVDEAIKIVSHEKPDLIILDVMMQEADDGFYLASRFRRGGLTVPIIMLTSLTRAIGFNFGESASVPIQEFLEKPTAPAVLLEKIQRHLARVRPH
- a CDS encoding ATP-binding protein, producing MSSVISTIPELCKRCYCCVRECPANAIQIQNGQAVVLSARCVGCGNCLKVCTQHAKSVQDGVSHVLELLANAGSQERIAMLAPSFPAAFPGIEPLRIVGALRTAGFTRVVEVAFGADLVSEAYHNFIAESDRPVITTPCPAIVEYIEMYYPELIPSLAPIVSPMIAAGTVMREKYGASAVVAFIGPCVAKKLEILDTNVEGIVNEALTFDECTTLFERCGIDPATQAEVEFDQPRANLGQIYPVSGGLLKSAGIGSDVMNEEVVIVEGRQRCMNIISELAQGKVNSKLIDILFCEGCINGPGMTSELNYFERRECIISWTKSRSAGLNKAIWRNAMQTYKDLDLSREYRDRRVQERVPDEVEIQRILNAMDKHAVSNQINCGACGYATCRDLAIAVAQGIAEKEMCLQYTIDNLERSHRELAEAQAQLIQTEKLASVGQLAAGVAHEINNPLGTIVLYSHLLLKQLQESDPARDDIRFIIAEAERCKNITASLLNFARQGKLVVAETSAQELLTYTATMIGRRDDFSAIELRLDIADELPPLFIDLDQMKQVLLNLALNACEAMPDGGTLTLAAHMAQSPREVTFRVSDTGVGIPKENMSRLFTPFFTTKQIGKGTGLGLPIAYGIVKLHHGRIEVRSEAMKGTTFTITLPSDLRDYPTGKPMTPSELADALSPGALTTIST